One Nonomuraea angiospora DNA segment encodes these proteins:
- a CDS encoding SAM-dependent methyltransferase: protein MSERFPRTSRYNPDWIRSSVSGGANSLWLAEWLTEAMSLGPGMRVLDLGCGRGASSIFLYREFDVQVWAADLWFSPDDRMERIRDAGAEHAAFPIHADARSLPFAAGFFDAVVSIDSFVYYGTDDLYLNYLARFVRPGGQIGIAGAGLTREIDGPTPEHLAAWWEPSMANLHSAEWWRRHWDRSGVAHVDVADTMSDGWKYWLEWQRAIAPDNQVEIDALTADGGRHLGYVRAVARRRPDVALDEPISSVPVTYVKRPLHRPRRRAQRFDAGM, encoded by the coding sequence ATGTCAGAACGGTTCCCGCGGACCTCGCGCTACAACCCGGACTGGATCCGCTCCAGCGTCAGCGGCGGGGCCAACTCGCTGTGGCTGGCCGAGTGGCTCACCGAGGCGATGTCGCTGGGCCCGGGCATGCGGGTGCTGGATCTGGGTTGCGGCCGGGGCGCCTCGTCGATCTTCCTGTACCGCGAGTTCGACGTGCAGGTATGGGCGGCCGACCTGTGGTTCAGCCCCGACGACCGGATGGAGCGCATCCGCGACGCCGGCGCCGAGCACGCGGCGTTCCCCATCCACGCCGACGCCCGGTCCCTGCCGTTCGCCGCGGGCTTCTTCGACGCGGTCGTCAGCATCGACTCGTTCGTCTACTACGGCACCGACGATCTGTACCTGAACTATCTGGCCAGGTTCGTCCGGCCGGGCGGCCAGATCGGCATCGCCGGTGCCGGCCTGACGCGGGAGATCGACGGGCCGACGCCCGAGCACCTGGCGGCGTGGTGGGAGCCGAGCATGGCCAACCTGCACTCGGCCGAGTGGTGGCGCCGCCACTGGGATCGCAGCGGCGTCGCCCACGTGGACGTGGCCGACACGATGAGCGACGGGTGGAAGTACTGGCTGGAATGGCAGCGGGCGATCGCGCCGGACAACCAGGTGGAGATCGACGCCCTGACCGCTGACGGCGGCCGCCACCTCGGCTATGTGCGCGCGGTCGCCCGTCGCCGGCCGGACGTCGCGCTCGACGAGCCCATCTCCTCCGTCCCCGTCACGTATGTCAAGCGGCCCCTGCACCGCCCCCGGAGGAGGGCCCAGAGGTTCGACGCCGGCATGTGA
- a CDS encoding polysaccharide lyase 8 family protein, translating into MTHPLSRRSALLGAAALAGLAAWERPAEAAGAAAFDAARERWVSLLAGGSYDSAYADKTQAVEGSANAVLRKLKPVPGGPSLWPDLPLADPRTGNFNRAYNRMRTLALGWATPGTAMHRNAEVAETAVSALDFLYEHAYREGLDRQGSNWYWWEIGVPRALTDTCALMYDGLPRDRIERWLRPLRRWCPDPERRVSHPGVVETGANRAGKAMAVAMRGLLTHDARLVKRARDAVSDLLRRTKGPGDGFYRDGSFIQHDVFPYTGSYGVDYLDSVAKLIAMLARSPWEIGGIGNVYEIVDRSFAPFIFDGLMMDCVRGRQISVQGHRDYHSGQKAVEAILTLLEAAPERYAQRWRPLVKGWLTRNQAIPYDTLAPLPSIAGAKALLEDPSVPVGPRMTGTYVFADMDRVVHRRPTWAYAIAMSSERIGAAEAMNLENLHGWYTGDGMTYLYTGDLTHWNDDLWPTIDPYRLPGTTVDTRGRADLRHGKRRLPPTPWAGGVALDGEYGVAAMRLIADGSSLRARKAWFLLDDAVIALGAGITASDGRRIETIVENRNTHDTHPPLTQGDGWFHLCGVAGYALLDGVKAKVIRGKRTGRWRDIDKGATTGGDDTPVTRHYTTIVVDHGVDPRRARYAYAVLPDASAAQTAAYRGRVEILANSRTVQAIARDDVLAAVFWRAGTVETADGPLAADGPCTLLIRRDHQRVRLAVSDPSRTADEVRIRLPWPVKSVKESDRSVRKSKKAVKVEVGGSRGHAHTAVVRV; encoded by the coding sequence ATGACCCACCCCCTCAGTCGGCGGTCCGCCCTGCTGGGCGCCGCGGCCCTGGCCGGCCTCGCCGCGTGGGAGAGACCTGCCGAGGCGGCGGGCGCCGCCGCGTTCGACGCCGCGCGCGAGCGGTGGGTGAGCCTGCTGGCCGGCGGGTCGTACGACTCCGCGTATGCCGACAAGACGCAGGCGGTCGAGGGCTCGGCCAACGCGGTGCTGCGCAAGCTGAAGCCCGTCCCCGGCGGCCCGAGCCTGTGGCCGGACCTGCCGCTCGCGGACCCCCGGACGGGCAACTTCAACCGCGCCTACAACCGCATGCGCACGCTGGCGCTGGGCTGGGCCACGCCGGGCACCGCCATGCACCGGAACGCGGAGGTCGCCGAGACCGCGGTCAGCGCGCTGGACTTCCTGTACGAGCACGCCTACCGCGAGGGGCTCGACCGGCAGGGCAGCAACTGGTACTGGTGGGAGATCGGCGTGCCGCGCGCGCTGACCGACACCTGCGCCCTGATGTACGACGGCCTGCCCAGGGACCGCATCGAGCGCTGGCTGCGCCCGTTACGCCGCTGGTGCCCCGACCCCGAGCGCCGCGTCAGCCACCCCGGCGTCGTCGAGACCGGCGCCAACCGGGCGGGCAAGGCCATGGCGGTGGCGATGCGCGGCCTGCTCACCCACGACGCGCGCCTGGTCAAGCGGGCCAGGGACGCGGTCTCCGACCTGCTGCGGCGGACCAAGGGCCCGGGCGACGGGTTCTACCGCGACGGGTCGTTCATCCAGCACGACGTGTTCCCCTACACCGGCAGCTACGGCGTGGACTACCTGGACAGCGTGGCCAAGCTGATCGCCATGCTCGCGAGGTCGCCGTGGGAGATCGGCGGGATCGGGAACGTCTACGAGATCGTGGACCGCTCGTTCGCGCCGTTCATCTTCGACGGGCTGATGATGGACTGCGTACGCGGCCGGCAGATCTCGGTGCAGGGCCACCGCGACTACCACTCCGGGCAGAAGGCGGTCGAGGCCATCCTCACCTTGCTGGAGGCCGCGCCCGAACGCTATGCCCAGCGCTGGCGGCCGCTGGTCAAGGGCTGGCTCACCCGCAACCAGGCCATCCCGTACGACACGCTCGCGCCGCTGCCGAGCATCGCGGGGGCCAAGGCCCTGCTGGAGGACCCGTCGGTGCCGGTGGGTCCGCGCATGACGGGCACGTACGTCTTCGCCGACATGGACCGCGTCGTGCACCGCCGCCCCACCTGGGCGTACGCGATCGCGATGAGCTCGGAGCGCATCGGCGCGGCCGAGGCCATGAACCTGGAGAACCTGCACGGCTGGTACACCGGCGACGGCATGACCTACCTCTACACCGGCGACCTCACCCACTGGAACGACGACCTGTGGCCCACGATCGACCCGTACCGGCTGCCGGGCACGACGGTCGACACCCGCGGACGCGCCGATCTCCGGCACGGCAAGCGTCGCCTGCCGCCCACCCCGTGGGCGGGCGGCGTGGCGCTCGACGGGGAGTACGGCGTGGCGGCCATGAGGCTGATCGCCGACGGCTCCTCGCTGCGGGCCAGGAAGGCGTGGTTCCTCCTCGATGACGCGGTGATCGCCCTCGGCGCCGGCATCACCGCCTCCGACGGCCGCCGTATCGAGACCATCGTGGAGAACCGCAACACCCACGACACCCACCCGCCGCTGACCCAGGGCGACGGCTGGTTCCACCTGTGCGGGGTGGCCGGTTACGCGCTGCTCGACGGCGTCAAGGCGAAGGTGATCCGCGGCAAGCGCACCGGCCGCTGGCGGGACATCGACAAGGGCGCCACCACGGGAGGTGACGACACCCCCGTCACCAGGCACTACACGACGATCGTGGTCGACCACGGCGTGGATCCGCGCAGGGCGCGCTACGCCTATGCCGTGCTGCCCGACGCCTCCGCCGCCCAGACGGCGGCGTACCGCGGGCGGGTCGAGATCCTCGCCAACTCCCGTACGGTGCAGGCCATCGCCCGCGACGACGTGCTCGCCGCCGTCTTCTGGCGCGCGGGCACCGTCGAGACCGCGGACGGCCCGCTCGCCGCCGACGGCCCCTGCACGCTGCTGATCCGCCGCGACCACCAGCGGGTGCGGCTCGCGGTCTCCGACCCGTCCAGGACCGCCGACGAGGTGCGGATCAGGCTGCCCTGGCCGGTGAAATCGGTCAAGGAGAGCGACCGCAGCGTGCGCAAGTCCAAGAAGGCGGTCAAGGTGGAGGTCGGCGGCAGCCGCGGGCACGCCCACACCGCGGTGGTGCGCGTCTGA
- a CDS encoding cytochrome c oxidase assembly protein: MKAPERIYAGAAVAAGVVVLVVVLRFGGAIQPELPGLPTAGPVTVWGLPLVRFCYDVCALACVGTLTAAALAPAGAKETETCLRAAGWWALGWTFAALLSYVLTLSNLIPLPVADLLAAPDLLRFGTALPQTRALLWIPAVAALAAVSTRLRTLPAWLRPLIAAFGLLPPAYVGHAASAADHDIAVSALMSHLVSVSVWVGGLAAVLVHFRRSSDLPVVLPRFSTLALCCFAAVAVSGVAGAWVRLGTPSDLWQSTYGQLLVAKTVALVTLGLFGWTHRRRTVAGVADRTVRHTFVRLATGELTVMGAVVGLAVGLSRTPPPPGSGGGHDHLVLEYPLAPFTPGALVTEVRLDPTVLLLLALPAVAYLAGVRRAASWPAGRTVAWCAGVALMAVVLLGGVGGYARAMLSAQVLQHVVLTAVAPLLLCLGAPLTLAASLRQDLGLPARRLTHPTFLLAAYPVAFLLLYATPWLPWSLSGYAQHLLTQVLFFLLGLLTFWVPAGVDPLPRPIPWGVRARLLAAVALTHLALGAFLLLGPPVANDWFSLAAPPGVPDLLADQRLAGAVALLLPLPGFALLAVRMAWLRQAALDRVRTSPPAQRR; the protein is encoded by the coding sequence ATGAAGGCCCCGGAACGGATCTACGCCGGTGCGGCGGTGGCCGCCGGCGTGGTCGTGCTGGTCGTCGTGCTCCGGTTCGGGGGCGCGATCCAGCCGGAGCTCCCGGGACTGCCCACCGCGGGGCCTGTCACCGTGTGGGGGCTGCCGCTGGTCCGCTTCTGCTACGACGTGTGCGCGCTCGCCTGCGTCGGAACGCTCACGGCGGCCGCCCTCGCCCCGGCCGGTGCGAAAGAGACCGAGACGTGCCTGCGCGCGGCCGGCTGGTGGGCGCTCGGCTGGACCTTCGCCGCGCTGCTGAGCTACGTCCTGACCCTGTCCAACCTCATCCCCCTGCCCGTCGCGGACCTGCTCGCGGCCCCTGACCTGCTGCGGTTCGGCACGGCGCTGCCGCAGACCCGGGCCCTGCTGTGGATCCCGGCCGTGGCGGCGCTCGCGGCCGTCTCCACGCGGCTGCGGACGCTGCCCGCCTGGTTACGGCCGTTGATCGCCGCCTTCGGCCTGCTGCCGCCCGCGTACGTGGGGCATGCCGCCTCCGCCGCCGACCACGACATCGCCGTGTCCGCGTTGATGTCGCACCTGGTCTCGGTCTCCGTCTGGGTCGGCGGCCTGGCCGCGGTGCTCGTCCACTTCCGCCGCTCTTCAGACCTGCCGGTGGTGCTGCCCCGCTTCAGCACGCTCGCCCTGTGCTGCTTCGCCGCCGTCGCCGTCTCCGGCGTGGCCGGCGCCTGGGTACGGCTCGGCACCCCGTCCGACCTGTGGCAGAGCACGTATGGGCAGCTCCTGGTGGCCAAGACCGTGGCGCTCGTGACCCTGGGCCTGTTCGGCTGGACGCACCGCCGCCGCACCGTCGCGGGCGTCGCCGACCGGACCGTACGCCACACCTTCGTACGGCTGGCGACCGGCGAGCTGACCGTGATGGGGGCCGTCGTCGGGCTGGCCGTCGGCCTGTCCCGCACCCCGCCACCCCCTGGCAGCGGCGGCGGCCACGACCACCTCGTCCTGGAGTACCCGCTCGCCCCCTTCACCCCGGGCGCGCTGGTCACCGAGGTCCGCCTGGACCCGACCGTCCTGCTGCTCCTGGCGCTGCCGGCCGTCGCGTACCTGGCCGGCGTGCGCCGGGCCGCGTCGTGGCCGGCCGGACGTACGGTCGCCTGGTGCGCGGGGGTGGCGCTCATGGCGGTGGTGCTGCTCGGCGGCGTGGGCGGGTACGCGCGGGCGATGCTGTCGGCGCAGGTCCTGCAGCACGTCGTGCTCACCGCCGTCGCCCCGCTCCTGCTCTGCCTGGGCGCGCCGCTCACCCTGGCCGCGTCCTTACGCCAGGACCTCGGACTCCCCGCCCGCCGCCTGACCCACCCGACCTTCCTGCTGGCCGCCTACCCCGTGGCGTTCCTGCTGCTGTACGCCACCCCGTGGCTCCCGTGGTCCCTGTCCGGCTACGCCCAGCACCTGCTCACCCAGGTGCTGTTCTTCCTCCTCGGCCTGCTGACCTTCTGGGTGCCGGCAGGCGTCGACCCGCTCCCCCGCCCGATTCCCTGGGGCGTCCGCGCCCGGCTGCTGGCCGCCGTCGCCCTGACCCATCTGGCCCTGGGCGCGTTCCTGCTGCTCGGGCCGCCGGTCGCGAACGACTGGTTCTCCCTCGCGGCCCCGCCCGGCGTCCCGGACCTCCTCGCCGACCAGCGGCTCGCCGGAGCGGTGGCCCTGCTCCTCCCGCTGCCCGGGTTCGCCCTGCTGGCCGTGCGCATGGCCTGGCTCAGGCAGGCGGCGCTCGACCGCGTGCGGACGAGCCCGCCCGCTCAGCGGCGGTGA
- a CDS encoding PadR family transcriptional regulator, which produces MNPRALSLTEWIVLALVTEGPTHGFAVARLTAATGAVGAIWQVPRPRVYRALDRLADLSLIEPCGRERGQGGPQRTVFTATAAGTSAVDGWLIRPVEHIRDIRTEFLIKFALLQRSGADPRPLLDAQARRIEPIILSLRRQRDRAHGFDHVVAAWRCETAEAALRLMHTARH; this is translated from the coding sequence GTGAATCCTCGCGCCCTGTCGCTCACCGAGTGGATCGTGCTCGCGCTCGTGACGGAGGGGCCCACGCACGGCTTCGCCGTCGCGAGGCTCACCGCCGCCACCGGTGCCGTCGGCGCGATCTGGCAGGTGCCGCGGCCGCGGGTCTACCGCGCGCTCGATCGGCTCGCCGACCTGTCCCTCATCGAGCCGTGCGGCAGGGAGCGGGGACAGGGCGGTCCACAGCGTACGGTGTTCACCGCCACGGCGGCCGGGACGTCGGCCGTGGACGGATGGCTGATACGCCCGGTCGAGCACATCCGCGACATCCGTACGGAGTTCCTGATCAAGTTCGCCCTGCTCCAGCGGTCCGGCGCGGACCCGCGCCCGCTGCTGGACGCGCAGGCGCGGCGCATCGAGCCGATCATCCTCAGCCTGCGCAGGCAGCGGGACCGGGCGCATGGCTTCGACCACGTCGTGGCCGCCTGGCGGTGTGAGACGGCCGAGGCGGCGCTGCGCCTGATGCACACGGCCCGGCACTGA
- the modA gene encoding molybdate ABC transporter substrate-binding protein, with protein sequence MVFRRHSRWAIALPVAFALAGLAGCGSGGPATSTTASTAGASSAPAAGGGAKEVTVFAAASLTGTFTDLGKTFEAAHPGTTVKFNFGSSATLAQQIIQGAPADVFAAASPATMKTVTDASLASSPTTFVRNKLEIAVPKDNPAKVDELKDLTDSKVKVALCAEQVPCGAAAIKALDAAGLKVKPVTLEQDVKATLTKVELGEVDAALVYKTDVIASAGKVQGIEFPEADKAINDYPIATLAKAPAGDLARQFVDLVLSQQGKDVLTKAGFEAP encoded by the coding sequence GTGGTGTTCAGGCGTCATTCCCGATGGGCGATCGCCCTGCCCGTCGCATTCGCGCTGGCGGGCCTGGCCGGTTGCGGCTCCGGCGGACCGGCCACGTCCACGACCGCGTCCACAGCCGGGGCCTCGTCGGCCCCGGCCGCCGGTGGCGGGGCCAAGGAGGTGACGGTGTTCGCGGCGGCGTCGCTGACCGGGACGTTCACCGACCTCGGCAAGACTTTCGAGGCCGCGCACCCGGGCACGACGGTGAAGTTCAACTTCGGCTCCAGCGCGACGCTGGCCCAGCAGATCATCCAAGGGGCTCCGGCGGACGTGTTCGCCGCGGCGAGCCCGGCCACGATGAAGACGGTGACCGACGCGTCGCTGGCGAGCTCGCCGACCACGTTCGTGCGCAACAAGCTGGAGATCGCCGTGCCGAAGGACAATCCGGCCAAGGTGGACGAGCTGAAGGATCTGACCGACAGCAAGGTGAAGGTGGCGTTGTGCGCCGAGCAGGTGCCGTGCGGGGCGGCGGCGATCAAGGCGCTGGACGCGGCCGGGCTCAAGGTCAAGCCGGTGACGCTGGAGCAGGACGTCAAGGCCACGCTGACCAAGGTCGAGCTGGGCGAGGTGGACGCGGCGCTGGTCTACAAGACGGACGTGATCGCGTCGGCGGGCAAGGTCCAGGGCATCGAGTTCCCCGAGGCCGACAAGGCGATCAACGACTACCCGATCGCGACGCTGGCCAAGGCGCCCGCGGGTGACCTGGCCAGGCAGTTCGTGGACCTGGTGCTATCGCAGCAGGGCAAGGACGTGCTGACCAAGGCCGGCTTCGAGGCTCCCTGA
- a CDS encoding MerR family transcriptional regulator: protein MTTFRISEAATLLGVSSDTVRRWVDAGRPGAERDEHGHRQVNGADLAAFARSQIEGSGDGKAADELGLEAGVVAVAVIKSTNVVVEIPGHERVAGYL, encoded by the coding sequence GTGACGACGTTTCGGATCAGCGAGGCCGCGACGCTGCTCGGGGTCAGCTCCGACACGGTCCGCCGGTGGGTGGACGCGGGCCGGCCGGGGGCCGAGCGGGACGAGCACGGCCACCGGCAGGTGAACGGCGCCGACCTGGCCGCTTTCGCACGCTCGCAGATCGAGGGGAGCGGCGACGGCAAGGCCGCGGACGAGCTGGGCCTGGAGGCGGGGGTGGTGGCGGTCGCCGTGATCAAGTCCACCAACGTCGTCGTCGAGATCCCCGGTCACGAGCGCGTGGCCGGTTACTTGTGA
- a CDS encoding FadR/GntR family transcriptional regulator: MNQSSPGAAPTRPAPAEAGLHARVLDHLGTAICSGDVAAGSVLSIEDLVDRYQVSRSVIREVLRVLASMGLVETRRRVGIMIQPPGMWSVFDPQVIRWRLASEGRMAQLRSITELRTAIEPHAAWLAAERVDDDEASELVGLAARMWAAGKAGDEARFLDLDIDFHRRVLAASGNEMFAKLQLIVAEVLAGRHHYHLMPHYPDEEALRLHTDVAQAIQRRDGERARRAMVGIMEQGFAEMKSLWERTAEPGGA, translated from the coding sequence GTGAATCAGTCCTCCCCGGGGGCCGCCCCCACCCGGCCCGCCCCTGCGGAGGCTGGGCTGCACGCGCGGGTCCTCGACCACCTCGGCACCGCCATCTGCAGCGGCGACGTGGCCGCCGGCTCGGTCCTGAGCATCGAAGACCTGGTCGATCGCTACCAGGTCTCCCGCTCGGTGATCCGCGAGGTGCTGCGGGTGCTCGCCTCCATGGGGCTCGTCGAGACCCGGCGCCGGGTCGGGATCATGATCCAGCCGCCCGGAATGTGGAGCGTCTTCGATCCGCAGGTGATCCGCTGGCGGCTCGCCTCGGAGGGACGGATGGCGCAGCTGCGCTCGATCACCGAGCTGCGGACCGCGATCGAGCCGCACGCCGCCTGGCTGGCCGCCGAGCGGGTGGACGACGACGAGGCGAGCGAGCTGGTCGGGCTCGCGGCCAGGATGTGGGCCGCCGGGAAGGCCGGCGACGAGGCCCGCTTCCTCGACCTGGACATCGACTTCCACCGGCGGGTGCTGGCCGCCTCCGGCAACGAGATGTTCGCGAAGCTGCAGCTGATCGTCGCCGAGGTGCTGGCCGGCCGGCACCACTACCACCTGATGCCGCACTACCCGGACGAGGAGGCGCTGCGGCTGCACACCGACGTGGCCCAGGCGATCCAGCGGCGCGACGGCGAGCGGGCCAGGCGGGCCATGGTGGGGATCATGGAGCAGGGGTTCGCCGAGATGAAGTCGCTGTGGGAGCGGACCGCCGAGCCGGGCGGCGCCTGA
- a CDS encoding ABC transporter substrate-binding protein, with amino-acid sequence MRRRAIFGTSLAVVAAMGLSACGGGGDGGDGGSKTVRITLANHVWTDNIKKALPEFEKQTGLKAEITQLGEDQLSDQYNVKLNAGSSDIDVMMYRPLQEGRLFAKNKYLADLSEQVKANKDWDFGDFQSGPVEATTYEGKPVGVPIITEQEVLYYRKDLLAKAGLSAPPKTLDELKAAAAKIKASEPDVAGFVARTGKSPAVTQFSSFLYSFGGDFVDGSGKAAVNSDAAKQAYAFYGGLIKDSGPANVSTDMGWPEAMAIFTQGKAAFYTEANSLYKNATDPAKSKVSDNVGFAPFPAGPGGSKPYNIPSWALGVNSSSENTANAWKFIEWATGKAQTLAQQKSGVPGARTSVWADPEGTSTFPKDLVEAIAASTKDGVGHDRPLVVKVAESREIVGQPIVDAITGKDAAAAADTANAAFQKFLDDEAK; translated from the coding sequence GTGCGACGTCGAGCGATATTCGGTACATCTCTGGCCGTGGTGGCCGCCATGGGCCTGTCCGCCTGCGGCGGTGGCGGCGACGGTGGCGACGGCGGGTCCAAGACGGTCCGGATCACCCTGGCCAACCACGTGTGGACCGACAACATCAAGAAGGCCCTGCCCGAGTTCGAGAAGCAGACCGGGCTCAAGGCCGAGATCACCCAGCTCGGCGAGGACCAGCTCTCCGACCAGTACAACGTCAAGCTGAACGCCGGCTCGTCCGACATCGACGTGATGATGTACCGCCCCCTGCAGGAGGGCAGGCTCTTCGCCAAGAACAAGTACCTGGCCGACCTGTCGGAGCAGGTGAAGGCGAACAAGGACTGGGACTTCGGCGACTTCCAGTCCGGCCCGGTCGAGGCCACCACGTACGAGGGCAAGCCGGTCGGCGTGCCGATCATCACCGAGCAGGAGGTCCTCTACTACCGCAAGGACCTGCTCGCCAAGGCCGGCCTGAGCGCCCCGCCGAAGACCCTCGACGAGCTCAAGGCCGCCGCCGCCAAGATCAAGGCGTCCGAGCCGGACGTCGCCGGCTTCGTCGCCCGCACCGGCAAGTCGCCGGCGGTCACCCAGTTCTCCAGCTTCCTGTACAGCTTCGGCGGCGACTTCGTCGACGGCAGCGGCAAGGCCGCGGTCAACAGCGACGCGGCCAAGCAGGCGTACGCCTTCTACGGCGGGCTGATCAAGGACTCCGGCCCGGCGAACGTCAGCACCGACATGGGCTGGCCCGAGGCGATGGCCATCTTCACCCAGGGCAAGGCCGCCTTCTACACCGAGGCCAACTCGCTCTACAAGAACGCCACCGACCCGGCCAAGTCGAAGGTCTCGGACAACGTCGGCTTCGCGCCGTTCCCGGCCGGCCCGGGCGGTTCCAAGCCGTACAACATCCCGTCGTGGGCGCTGGGCGTCAACTCCAGCTCGGAGAACACGGCCAACGCCTGGAAGTTCATCGAGTGGGCCACCGGCAAGGCGCAGACGCTCGCCCAGCAGAAGTCCGGCGTGCCGGGCGCCCGCACCTCCGTCTGGGCCGACCCGGAGGGCACCTCGACCTTCCCGAAGGACCTGGTGGAGGCCATCGCGGCCAGCACCAAGGACGGGGTGGGGCATGACCGGCCGCTGGTCGTGAAGGTCGCCGAGTCGCGCGAGATCGTCGGCCAGCCGATCGTCGACGCGATCACCGGCAAGGACGCCGCGGCGGCCGCCGACACGGCCAACGCCGCGTTCCAGAAGTTCCTGGACGACGAGGCCAAGTAA
- a CDS encoding carbohydrate ABC transporter permease: MATITTPTTEAPRGAPAAPGTPGWLRWVDEHRKWLFAAPAMAFVAALLVFPLAWTGYLSLTDAEGSVRAESEFVGLRNYLDVLSDTERFWPAVGRTATFTVVALLFEVVLGMAIALLLWRPFKGQRWVRVAILMPLVATPVAVGMMWRLIFDPNIGMANQLLGWFGIGPQPWLAGQHSALPTTIFIDVWQWTPMVVLILLAGLTSLSEEPQEAARIDGASTWQRFRHVTLPLLMPTLTVAVLLRGIDALKTFDILYATKGRGGGSFHEVETLNVYAYGLSFDYNEYGVSSTVLILFFLIIIGAMWALTARRKEAQR, from the coding sequence ATGGCAACGATCACCACCCCCACCACCGAGGCGCCGCGCGGCGCCCCCGCCGCCCCCGGCACGCCCGGCTGGCTGCGCTGGGTGGACGAGCACCGCAAATGGCTCTTCGCCGCGCCCGCGATGGCCTTCGTCGCCGCGCTGCTCGTGTTCCCCCTGGCCTGGACCGGCTACCTCAGCCTGACCGACGCCGAGGGATCCGTCCGCGCGGAGAGCGAGTTCGTGGGCCTGCGGAACTATCTCGACGTCCTGTCGGACACCGAGCGGTTCTGGCCCGCGGTCGGGCGGACCGCCACGTTCACCGTCGTCGCGCTGCTGTTCGAGGTGGTCCTCGGGATGGCGATCGCGCTGCTGCTCTGGCGGCCGTTCAAGGGGCAGCGGTGGGTCCGGGTCGCCATCCTCATGCCGCTCGTGGCCACTCCGGTCGCGGTCGGCATGATGTGGCGGCTCATCTTCGACCCGAACATCGGCATGGCCAACCAGCTCCTCGGCTGGTTCGGCATCGGGCCGCAGCCGTGGCTGGCCGGCCAGCATTCGGCGCTGCCCACCACGATCTTCATCGACGTGTGGCAGTGGACGCCGATGGTGGTGCTGATCCTGCTCGCCGGGCTCACCTCGCTGTCGGAGGAGCCGCAGGAGGCGGCGCGCATCGACGGCGCCAGCACCTGGCAGCGGTTCCGGCACGTCACCCTGCCGCTGCTGATGCCCACGCTGACGGTGGCGGTGCTGCTGCGCGGCATCGACGCGCTGAAGACCTTCGACATCCTGTACGCCACGAAGGGCCGCGGCGGCGGTTCGTTCCACGAGGTCGAGACGCTGAACGTGTACGCCTACGGCCTCAGCTTCGACTACAACGAGTACGGCGTCTCCTCCACCGTCCTCATCCTCTTCTTCCTTATCATCATCGGGGCCATGTGGGCCCTGACCGCCCGGCGCAAGGAGGCGCAGCGATGA
- a CDS encoding carbohydrate ABC transporter permease, which translates to MKARPAYQVFRVVALTVVVLTLVAPLLWMISASFKTNVDIYDPGKALAFSPTMDNYAKVLQQANYVEFIVNSLWVAFAATVASLFLGVPAAYSMSRFNMKKSALVVLMARVIPGVSLLVPWYYVFSNLKMVGGFGVLIISHMFVSLPLVVYIMMGYFDSLPEELEEAALVDGLTHVGAFRRITLPLSVPGIATAGILSFIFSWNNFMFALVLSDADTKTLPVAIFDFVGYASIDWGGLMAAATVVTVPIMVIALFVQKYVVSGLTAGATKG; encoded by the coding sequence ATGAAGGCCCGGCCCGCGTACCAGGTGTTCCGGGTGGTGGCGCTCACCGTCGTGGTGCTCACGCTGGTCGCGCCGCTGCTCTGGATGATCTCAGCGTCGTTCAAGACCAACGTCGACATCTACGACCCGGGCAAGGCGCTGGCCTTCTCGCCCACCATGGACAACTACGCCAAGGTGCTCCAGCAGGCGAACTACGTCGAGTTCATCGTCAACAGCCTCTGGGTGGCGTTCGCCGCCACGGTGGCCTCGCTGTTCCTCGGCGTGCCGGCCGCGTACTCGATGAGCCGGTTCAACATGAAGAAGTCCGCGCTCGTGGTGCTGATGGCCCGGGTCATCCCCGGCGTCTCGCTGCTGGTGCCCTGGTACTACGTCTTCTCCAACCTGAAGATGGTCGGCGGCTTCGGGGTGCTGATCATCAGCCACATGTTCGTCTCGCTGCCGCTGGTGGTCTACATCATGATGGGCTACTTCGACAGCCTGCCCGAGGAGCTGGAGGAGGCGGCGCTGGTGGACGGGCTGACGCACGTCGGCGCGTTCCGGCGCATCACGCTGCCGCTGTCCGTGCCGGGCATCGCCACCGCCGGGATCCTGTCCTTCATCTTCTCCTGGAACAACTTCATGTTCGCGCTGGTGCTCTCCGACGCCGACACCAAGACGCTGCCCGTGGCGATCTTCGACTTCGTCGGCTACGCCAGCATCGACTGGGGCGGCCTGATGGCCGCGGCCACCGTGGTCACCGTGCCGATCATGGTGATCGCCCTGTTCGTGCAGAAGTACGTGGTCTCCGGCCTCACCGCCGGCGCGACGAAGGGCTGA